A region from the Beduinella massiliensis genome encodes:
- a CDS encoding response regulator: MRFLIAEDEYYARKALVLSVQTWQKDAVISEAENGMTALSLMRAQPFDVLLLDIRMPQMDGLTLAAQVNAEYPDAYKIMITGYGEFEYAQAALKSNVRDYLLKPVDDDKLCEALERAREWHGQRQRERLERENLRSDGEQMRRMLAYHQVRTWLTQPLGAARPAYVTALAPTAQRCLVFFAYERNGRTREMENALQALLLEGEEKQEGVRYVRLPTQGGTVCVLALYGPGLSPTREARLSQLRTWQQAMGGQGLRVRMAMSGLSDVARAPYAFRQAQNALDYRLLRPDLLLSYGALKEQTRYVSALAVSEEAELSSCLEQGRAQEAEVIALGAVEQVAAQPDASLVSLQDVLGRICGRMNRAIAQTVADVPDEELFQVSLATENFSTMEQLKEAVSAAIRQVCALKERVAVSGADEAVEYIRQHIFEHYSENISLKELAETRLYLNASYLSRLFKARTGVSFRTFLTGVRMQKACDMLKTRDMSVMSIAAECGYADASQFIQLFRKHYGVTPSVWREKNAGFGTEL, translated from the coding sequence ATGCGCTTTTTAATTGCAGAGGATGAATACTACGCCCGCAAGGCACTGGTACTCAGCGTACAGACGTGGCAGAAGGACGCCGTCATCTCGGAAGCGGAAAACGGCATGACTGCGCTGTCGCTGATGCGCGCGCAGCCCTTCGACGTGCTGCTGCTGGACATCCGCATGCCCCAGATGGACGGGCTGACCCTCGCGGCACAGGTTAACGCCGAGTACCCAGACGCTTACAAGATCATGATTACGGGCTATGGAGAGTTCGAGTACGCGCAGGCCGCGCTGAAGAGCAACGTGCGCGATTATCTGCTCAAGCCCGTGGACGACGACAAGCTCTGCGAGGCGCTGGAGCGTGCGCGGGAATGGCACGGACAGCGCCAGCGGGAACGCCTGGAGCGGGAAAACCTCAGGAGCGACGGCGAGCAGATGCGCCGGATGCTCGCCTATCATCAGGTGCGCACCTGGCTTACCCAGCCTTTGGGTGCGGCAAGGCCGGCTTATGTAACAGCGCTCGCGCCCACGGCGCAGCGTTGCCTGGTGTTTTTCGCCTACGAACGAAACGGGAGGACGCGGGAGATGGAAAACGCCCTGCAGGCGCTGCTCTTGGAGGGCGAGGAAAAACAGGAGGGCGTCCGCTACGTGCGCCTGCCCACGCAGGGCGGGACCGTATGCGTGCTGGCGCTGTATGGGCCGGGGCTATCGCCTACGCGGGAAGCGAGGCTGTCGCAGCTGCGAACCTGGCAGCAGGCGATGGGCGGACAGGGACTGCGCGTGCGGATGGCGATGAGCGGGCTGAGCGACGTGGCGCGCGCTCCTTACGCCTTTCGGCAGGCGCAAAACGCGCTGGATTACAGGCTGCTGCGGCCCGACCTGCTGCTTTCGTACGGAGCGCTCAAGGAGCAGACGCGCTATGTGAGCGCGCTGGCCGTCAGCGAGGAGGCGGAGCTTTCGTCGTGTCTGGAGCAGGGACGGGCGCAGGAGGCGGAGGTCATCGCGCTCGGTGCGGTCGAACAGGTTGCCGCACAGCCGGACGCCTCGCTCGTGTCGCTTCAGGACGTGCTGGGGCGCATCTGCGGGCGCATGAACCGGGCCATCGCACAGACGGTCGCGGACGTGCCGGACGAGGAGCTGTTTCAGGTTTCGCTCGCGACGGAAAATTTTTCGACGATGGAGCAGCTGAAAGAGGCGGTCTCGGCCGCGATACGGCAGGTCTGCGCGCTCAAGGAACGCGTGGCCGTATCGGGCGCGGACGAGGCGGTGGAGTACATCCGCCAGCACATCTTCGAGCATTACAGCGAGAACATCTCGCTCAAGGAACTGGCCGAAACGCGGCTGTACCTGAACGCTTCCTACCTGAGCCGGTTGTTTAAGGCCAGGACGGGCGTGTCGTTCCGTACGTTTCTCACTGGGGTGCGCATGCAGAAGGCGTGCGATATGCTGAAGACCCGGGACATGAGCGTCATGAGCATCGCGGCGGAGTGCGGCTATGCGGACGCGTCGCAGTTCATTCAGCTTTTTAGGAAGCATTACGGCGTGACGCCGAGCGTTTGGCGGGAAAAAAATGCGGGCTTCGGAACGGAGCTTTGA
- a CDS encoding extracellular solute-binding protein, with amino-acid sequence MKKYWIKFCAFFALSAAVCAFAVFISNMWDTPAVPAVAQTTEIEFYQQREEAMEGFSQVIARYEEEHPGVKIRQQNIPNALELLVARMQRGDVPDIFTNWPTQLSFIRAAERGLLLDLSEQPFLEAIDPATLEMSRAPDGKVYALPINRNCMEVYYNADIFRTYGLKEPQTIDEMFLLCDRLQQSGIVPMVFCVRDSRIGHVAQIVLSVLVDDYLTQLGRLGNGTISPQAREQMEAAFDVMLRLGGYGGDSPNAYTYYEACERFASGKAAMYISGSYALNAIENFDPEIEIDVFPLPGYTADRRVMLTSVDTALCISAQTPLKEETLQFLSYMTQPEIATLYAAHDVAPSCIVGALQENPITLKMQEHIETFEHTEWIKSRYSLESAMAFEDAVCAYMITGDLKTLMDTLTRAFAGA; translated from the coding sequence ATGAAGAAATACTGGATCAAGTTCTGCGCGTTTTTCGCTCTGAGCGCGGCGGTCTGCGCGTTTGCCGTCTTTATCTCCAACATGTGGGACACCCCCGCGGTTCCCGCCGTCGCCCAGACGACGGAAATCGAATTTTACCAGCAGCGGGAAGAGGCGATGGAAGGGTTCAGCCAGGTAATCGCGCGTTACGAAGAGGAGCACCCCGGCGTCAAGATTCGCCAGCAGAACATTCCCAACGCCCTGGAACTGCTCGTGGCACGGATGCAGCGCGGGGACGTTCCGGATATCTTCACCAACTGGCCGACGCAGCTCAGCTTTATCCGTGCGGCAGAGCGCGGGCTGCTGCTCGACCTGAGCGAACAGCCGTTTTTGGAGGCGATCGATCCCGCTACGCTGGAAATGTCGCGCGCCCCGGACGGTAAGGTATACGCGCTGCCCATCAACCGCAACTGCATGGAGGTTTATTACAACGCCGATATCTTTAGAACCTATGGCCTCAAGGAGCCCCAGACGATCGACGAGATGTTTTTGCTCTGCGATCGGTTGCAGCAAAGCGGAATCGTCCCTATGGTCTTTTGTGTTCGGGACAGCCGCATCGGCCATGTGGCGCAGATCGTCCTTTCCGTGCTCGTAGACGACTACCTGACGCAGCTCGGACGGCTGGGCAACGGAACGATCAGCCCGCAGGCGCGGGAACAGATGGAGGCCGCGTTTGATGTCATGCTGCGGCTGGGCGGTTACGGCGGTGACTCCCCCAATGCGTACACCTACTACGAGGCGTGCGAGCGCTTTGCGAGCGGGAAGGCGGCCATGTACATCTCCGGCAGCTATGCGCTCAACGCGATCGAAAACTTCGATCCCGAGATCGAAATCGACGTGTTTCCGCTGCCGGGTTACACGGCGGACCGGCGCGTGATGCTGACCAGCGTGGATACGGCGCTGTGCATCTCCGCGCAGACGCCTCTGAAGGAGGAGACGCTGCAGTTCCTTTCCTACATGACGCAGCCGGAGATCGCGACGCTGTATGCGGCGCACGACGTCGCGCCTTCGTGCATCGTCGGGGCGCTTCAGGAGAACCCGATCACCCTCAAGATGCAGGAGCACATCGAGACGTTTGAACACACCGAGTGGATTAAGAGCCGATATTCGCTCGAGAGCGCCATGGCCTTTGAGGATGCGGTGTGCGCCTATATGATCACCGGCGATTTAAAGACGCTGATGGACACGCTCACGCGCGCGTTTGCGGGCGCGTGA
- a CDS encoding uroporphyrinogen decarboxylase family protein yields MNKRERLLTVLDGKCADRVPASFWFHFGGENAEGEACVKAHLDYYRDVDLDFIKIMSDGLNYPLSVKIDCAADWNQVKPLPRDHAFFTGTLERCCRINEELNGECCTFYNMFSPFNIVRERDVFTEHALAGRTWDQTVMAHLREDEEALKHAMDVIGEDLAYLAERILRETGCEGIYQSVQGAEVGRMSAEEYARIVAPSELKIIHAANAVRSHNILHMCSWAGNPNHLSYWKDYPVLVKNWGIGIEGLSLTQAQDFFPKGTILLGGMDNRRTHPLFAGTKEEIQAAVRAVLKEMEGKPFILGADCTVPPDTDRQHLKWVMEALRG; encoded by the coding sequence ATGAACAAACGAGAACGTCTTCTCACAGTCCTGGATGGAAAATGCGCTGACCGCGTGCCGGCTTCCTTCTGGTTCCACTTCGGCGGCGAAAACGCCGAGGGCGAGGCGTGCGTCAAGGCGCACCTCGATTACTATCGCGACGTGGATCTGGATTTCATCAAGATCATGTCCGACGGCCTGAACTATCCGCTGTCCGTCAAGATCGACTGCGCGGCGGACTGGAATCAGGTTAAGCCCCTGCCCCGTGATCACGCGTTCTTTACCGGGACGCTCGAACGCTGCTGCCGCATAAACGAGGAGCTTAACGGCGAATGCTGCACGTTTTATAACATGTTTTCTCCCTTTAACATCGTCCGTGAGCGCGACGTCTTCACCGAGCACGCGCTCGCCGGCCGTACCTGGGACCAGACGGTCATGGCGCACCTGCGCGAGGACGAGGAAGCGCTCAAGCACGCGATGGACGTCATCGGCGAAGATCTCGCCTATCTCGCGGAGCGCATCCTGCGCGAAACGGGCTGTGAAGGCATCTATCAAAGCGTTCAGGGGGCGGAGGTCGGCCGCATGAGCGCGGAAGAGTATGCGCGCATCGTCGCTCCTTCCGAGCTCAAGATCATTCACGCCGCAAACGCCGTGCGAAGCCACAACATCCTGCACATGTGTTCCTGGGCCGGAAACCCCAACCACCTTTCATACTGGAAGGACTATCCGGTGCTCGTGAAGAATTGGGGAATCGGCATCGAGGGCCTTTCTCTCACGCAGGCGCAGGATTTCTTCCCCAAGGGAACCATCCTCCTCGGTGGCATGGACAACCGCAGGACGCATCCTCTTTTCGCCGGCACCAAAGAGGAAATTCAAGCCGCCGTGCGCGCCGTCCTCAAGGAAATGGAAGGCAAGCCGTTCATTCTGGGGGCGGACTGCACCGTACCGCCGGATACCGACCGCCAGCATCTGAAGTGGGTCATGGAAGCGTTGCGCGGCTGA